Genomic DNA from Acuticoccus sp. MNP-M23:
AGAAGGAGCGTGTCGCCCACTCGGAGGAATCATAGACAGTCACAGGCGCGCCGTCCGCAAAATCGAGGCTCGCCGCGTCGACTGCGATGAACGGCCCGGCGGAGATGCGGCGGCACATCGAGCAATGGCACGCGCCGATGTCGTCTTTCTTCAGCGTTGTGGTGAAGGTGACGGCGCCGCACTGGCAGCGGCCGGTTTTTGCGTCCGCCATCAGCTTTTATTCTCCGCTTTCTCGTCGCCCGGCAGCACATAGTCGGTGCCTTCCCAGGGGGACAGGAAGTCGAAGTCGCGGAACTGCTGGGCGAGCTTCACCGGCTCGTAGACCACGCGCTTGGCTTCGTCGTCGTAGCGCACTTCCACAAAGCCGGTCAGCGGGAAGTCCTTGCGCAAGGGGTGCCCGTCGAAGCCGTAGTCGGTGAGGATGCGGCGAAGGTCCGGGTGCTCGGAGAATATCACGCCGTAGAGATCGTAGGCCTCGCGTTCGTACCAGTCGGCCGCCGGGAACAGGCGCGTCAGCGACGGGACGGGCGTGCGCTCGTCGGTGGTGAGCTTGAGGCGGATCCGCAAATTCTGGACCGGCGACAGGAAGTGGTACACCACGTCGAACCGCTCGGGCCGCGCCGGCCAGTCCACCGCGCAGATGTCGACCAGGTTGACGAAGCCGGCCCGCGGATCGTCGCGCAAAAAGCGCACAACGTCGGCAAGGCCGTCGCGCGTGATGTGCAGGGTCAGCTGATCGAACTTGATCTCGTGGCCAAGGACAACCTCGTCCTTTGCCGTCTTCACCATGTCGGCCAGCTCGGTCAGCGTGTCCCTGTCTTCAACGTAGCTGCTCATGATCAGCGCTCGATCGTGCCGGTGCGGCGGATCTTCCGCTGCAACAGAAGCACGCCGTAAAGCAGCGCCTCTGCCGTGGGCGGGCACCCGGGCACATAAATGTCGACGGGGACGACACGGTCACAGCCGCGCACCACCGAATAGGAATAATGGTAGTAGCCGCCGCCGTTGGCGCACGACCCCATGGAGATGACGTAGCGCGGCTCGGGCATCTGGTCGTAGACCTTGCGCAGCGCGGGGGCCATCTTGTTGGTGAGCGTGCCGGCGACGATCATCACGTCGGACTGGCGCGGGGATGCGCGCGGCGCAAAGCCGAACCGCTCCGCATCATAGCGCGGCATCGACATCTGCATCATCTCGACCGCGCAGCATGCAAGGCCGAACGTCATCCACATGAGCGAGCCGGTGCGCGCCCACTGGATCAGCGCCTCGGACGAGGTGACGAGGAAGCCCTTGTCCTGAAGTTCGTCGTTGACGGAGGCGAAGAACGCGTCGTCCGGCTTGTTGCCGACGGTGTCCAGAGGGCGTTTGGCGCCGCGCTCGTCCAGCAGCGGCTTGTCAGACGTCAATTCCATTCAAGCGCCCCTTTCTTCCACTCGTACACAAAACCGATCGTCAGGATCGACAGGAACATCATCACCGAGCCGAACCCGAACCAGCCGATCGCGTCGAACGACAGGATCCACGGGAACAGGAACGCAACCTCAAGGTCGAAGATGATGAACAGGATCGCGACCAGATAGAACCGGACATCGAACTTCATGCGCGCGTCGTCAAATGCGTTGAAGCCGCACTCGTAGGCCGACAGCTTCTCCGCATCCGGGCTCTTGTAGGCGACCACGAAGGGCACCGCCAGCAGCACCGCGCACAGCACGGTCGCCACCCCGATAAAAATGATGACCGGCAGATAGCTCGCCAGAAGCTGTTCCATGACGTCCCCAAAGTCTGTTGGCGCGACCTGTATCGCATGTAGCGCTGGAGTTGGAATGACTCAAAGGGCGCGGCGTCGCAAGGCACGTTCAGTGCGCTGCACCCAAACGATGCCTCTGTGCCACGCCGGATGCAACGGCGGGGACAGCCTGAAACGCTCTTTTCGGTCATGCTGGCGGCCTTGCGGGCACCGGGCAGGCAGGACACACGCGCGCCAAAAGGGCAGCGATTCGCCGCGCCCCATGTTGTGCGACCGGCGCCGGAGGGGGAATGCTGGGCGCCACCTGCCCCCGACGAAGGCAAAGCCGTGTACGATTCCGAAAAAAGCCCCGGCGGCGACGCCCCTGCCCCGCCGACCGCAGATGCCGGCGGGCCGATGCGCCGCGTCGCCGGCTGGGTCGGTGCGCTTCTGGCCGGGGCCATGGCGCGAATCGTCATTCTCCTTGGTGCCACAATCGTCCTGGCGCGTTTCCTGACGCCAGCCGAATTCGGCCTTGCCAGCCTGATCACCAGCATTGTGGTCCTGCTCACCGTATTTGCCGGCGGCGATGCGTTCGAGGAAGCGCTCGCGCAGCGCAAGGTCTTGCGCAAGATCCACCTTGAGGCCGTGATCGGCGCGTCGTGGCTCTTCACCACCGCAATCATTGCGGTTGCGGCCATTCTGGCCGTCGTTGCCGGACCGCTGTTCGACGAACCGGCCTTCTGGCCCCTCTTTGCCTTCGGCTGCGTCTCCATCTACGCCAACAGCATCACCACCACGGCCACGGCACTGGTGCGCCGGCGCAAGCGATTCCAGGTGATCGCGCGCGGCGAGCTGATCGGGGCGGCACTGGGGGCGGCGGGTGCCATCGGCCTTGCAGCGCTTGGTGCCGGGCCCTGGGCGGTGGTGGCGCTGCGGGTGATCATGGTGAGCGCGGTTGCGGTCAACCTTGCGCTCGCCAGCGGCGTGCTGCTTCTCCCGCGGCTGCGGCTGGCGCCAATCCGGGAACTGGCGCACTTCTCGTCGTTCTCGCTCGGGCAGCGCCTTGCGACCGACGGCTCCTACATGGTGCTCAACTACGCGGTGGCGACGTTTTTCAGCGTCGCGGCGGTGGGCTATTTTTCGATGGCGCTGCGCCTGACCGACCCGATGCGCGGCGTGGCCCGCTCGGTCTCCCACAACATCGCCTTCAGCTTCTTTCGCGCCCGTGTGGAGCAGGCAGACTTTGCCAGGGTCTTTCTCAACACCCTTGCCGTCGTGTCGATGCTCGCCTTTCCGGCCTTCCTGGGAATTGCGGCGGTGGCCGGTCTCTTCATCGAGGTGGTGGTGGGCACCGGGTGGGACGAATCGGTCCCCATCGTGCGGGTGCTCGCCATAGGTTCGGCGCTCATCATCCCGCTCGATCTGGTGGCGACCGCGCTCAATGCCAGAGGCAGCCCCGCGCACCTTTTCACGCAGCGCCTGATGGGACTTGGTGCCATGCTGGTCACGCTGGCGGCAACCGTCGCTGCTGGCCTTTCCGGCCTCGGCGCCGGGCTGGCGCGGGCCGTGGGCGACGTTGCGGAGGCAAGCTACGCGATGCGGGCGCTGTCACGCAGCCTCGGCGTTCGCCCGCTGGCGCCGCTGCGGGCCATGGCACCGCAACTCCTTGCCGCCGTGGTGATGGCAGTGGCCGTGAATGTGCTGGTCGCAGCGATGCTGGGAAGCGCGCCCAAAATTGTGGTGCTTGGCGTCGGCGTCGGCGTGGGGGCGATCATCTATGGCGCGCTGGTGGCGGCACTCTCGTCGCGGGCCCGAGGCTGGGCGCGGCAGGCGCTTGCCGGCCGCTTGCGCAAATGAGCGGACGGGCCGCTGAACGATTTGATTGAAGGAAGGCTTGTGCCTCGGGCACCGACAGGACGATCAGTTTTTTTCGGGCTGAGCAGTCTTGTTTGCGGTGGCGGGAGTGACGGGGCTCGAACCCGCGACCTCCGGCGTGACAGGCCGGCACTCTAACCAACTGAGCTACACCCCCGCAACGGAGCGTCGCCGCTCCGATGGCCGCTGACTAAGCCCAGCCCCCTTTTCTGTCAAGCGGGTTTGGCGCGGATAACGCCATTCTTTTCAGCCGGCAAACTTATCCACAGACGCGGCGCAGCAAGCCGCCTGACAGAAATTGAAACGCTGATCGGCGGCGAAACGAGAAGAAGGCTTGCAGCCGGGGCCGCAAACGGCATAGGGATCGGCCGCGCGCTGCACGGCGGGCGCCGGGCGGTTAGCTCAGCTGGTTAGAGCGGCTGGTTTACACCCAGTAGGTCGGGAGTTCGAATCTCTCACCGCCCACCACGCGCCGGCAACGCCAGCTTCGCACCATGGCGAAGGCGCCGCCCGCCCCGTCTCACGGTGCAGAAGACACCCGCGCCGCGCAGAACTTGAACTCCGGAATCTTTCCCACGGGGTCCAGCTGCGGGTTGGTCAGCACGTTCGCCGGCGCCTCGCCGAAGCAGAACGGGATGAACAGCATTCCCGGCGTCACGTCCCGGTCCGCGCGCAGAACCAGCGAGACAGCGCCCCGCCGGGTTTCCACCCGCACCCGCGCACCGGCCGAAAGATGCTGGATGCCGATATCGCGCGGATGCATCGACACCGTCGCCACCGGCTCCTGCGCCTCCAGCGCGGTGGCGCGCCGGGTCATCGCCCCGGTGTGCCAGTGCTCCAGAAGGCGCCCCGTGGTGAGGATCATGGGATAGGCATCGTCAGGCAGCTCGTCGGGCGGCACGAGATCGGTGGGGACGAGCCGGCCCCGCCCGTCCGCCGTCGGGAAACCATCGCGGAAGATGATTTCGGCGCCCGGCGCATCGTCCGCTGCGGCGGGATAGGTCACCGACCCCTCCGCCTCCACCCGCGCCCACGAAATGTGGTTCAGCGATGGCATGTGGCTCGCCATCTCGGTGTAGACGTCGGACACATGGCCGTATTGCCAGCCAAGGCCCAGCGCGTTGGCGAGCGCAATGATGAGGTCGAGGTCCTGGCGCGCCTCGCCGGGCGGCTCCAGCGCCGCGCGGTTCATCTGCACCTGGCGGTTGGTGTTGGTGGTGGTGCCCCACTTCTCCGCCTGCGCCGAAGCAGGGAAGATCACGTCGGCATGAAAGGCCGTTTCGGTGAGGAAGATGTCCTGCACCACCAGATGGTCGAGCATGGCGAGCGCGGCGCGCGCCCGCGTCTGGTCCGGATCCGACATCGCGGGGTTTTCGCCCATGACGTACATGCCGCGGATGTCGCCCTCGTGGATCGCGTCCATGATCTCCACCACGGTCAGCCCGGAGCGCGGATCGAGGGCGCGGCCCCAGGCGTCCTCGTAGCGGGCGCGCACATCGGCGTCGCTGGCCGACTTGTAGTCGGGGTAGAGCATCGGAACGAGCCCGGCGTCGGATGCGCCCTGAACGTTGTTCTGGCCGCGCAGCGGGTGGAGCCCGGTGCCCGGCCGGCCGATGTGCCCGGTGACCAGTGCCAGCGCGATCAGCGCGCGGGAATTGTCCGTCCCGTGGACATGCTGGCTGATCCCCATGCCCCAGAAGATGATTGCCCGCTCGGCCTGCGCGTAGGTGCGCGCGATTGCGCGGATCTCGGCGGCCGGCACGCCGCACACGGGCGCCATCGCTTCGGGCGAAAATTCCTGCACCTTGGCCGCCAGCGCCTCGTAGCCGTCCACATTGGCCTGAATGTACTGCCGGTCCGTCAGGTTCTCGGCGATGATGGTGTGGAGCATCGCGTTGAGGAGCGCCACGTCCCGCCCCGGCGTGAAGGTGACGGCGTGGGTGGCATGGCGCATCAGCCCCTGCCGCCGGGGGTCGATGACGATGAGCTTGGCGCCGCGCTTGGCCGCGGCCTTGAGGAAGGTTGCGGCCACGGGGTGGTTCTGCTCCGGCCGCGCGCCGATCACCACAATGCAGTCGGACTCGTCGGCTGCGGTGAAGGGCGCCGACACCGCGCCGGAGCCCACCCCCTCCATCAGCGCCGCCACCGACGACGCGTGGCAAAGCCGCGTGCAATGGTCGACATTGTTCGTGCCGAACCCCTGCCGGATCAGCTTCTGGAAGAGATAGGCCTCCTCGTTGGTGCCTTTGGCCGAACCGAAGCCGGCGAGCGCGTGCCCGCCTTGCGCGGCCAGAATGGTCCGGAAGCCGGCGGCTGCGCGCTCGATCGCCTCTTCCCAGCTCGCCTCACGGAAGACGCTGAGCCGGTCGGCGTAGGCAAGGCGCATATCGCCGGCCTTGGGTGCATCGTCGCGCCGGATCAGCGGGCGGGTGAGCCGTTCCGGGCTCATCACGTAGTCGAAGCCGAACCGCCCCTTGACGCACAGGCGGTTGCGGTTGGCAGGCCCGTCGCGCCCGTCCACCTTGGCGATGCGGCCATCCGCCACCGAAATCTCGGTCTGGCAGCCGACGCCGCAGAACGGACAGACCGAGTGGGCAATCTGGTCCGGGTAGA
This window encodes:
- a CDS encoding NADH-quinone oxidoreductase subunit A, whose translation is MEQLLASYLPVIIFIGVATVLCAVLLAVPFVVAYKSPDAEKLSAYECGFNAFDDARMKFDVRFYLVAILFIIFDLEVAFLFPWILSFDAIGWFGFGSVMMFLSILTIGFVYEWKKGALEWN
- a CDS encoding NADH-quinone oxidoreductase subunit B family protein, producing MELTSDKPLLDERGAKRPLDTVGNKPDDAFFASVNDELQDKGFLVTSSEALIQWARTGSLMWMTFGLACCAVEMMQMSMPRYDAERFGFAPRASPRQSDVMIVAGTLTNKMAPALRKVYDQMPEPRYVISMGSCANGGGYYHYSYSVVRGCDRVVPVDIYVPGCPPTAEALLYGVLLLQRKIRRTGTIER
- a CDS encoding oligosaccharide flippase family protein, with the protein product MYDSEKSPGGDAPAPPTADAGGPMRRVAGWVGALLAGAMARIVILLGATIVLARFLTPAEFGLASLITSIVVLLTVFAGGDAFEEALAQRKVLRKIHLEAVIGASWLFTTAIIAVAAILAVVAGPLFDEPAFWPLFAFGCVSIYANSITTTATALVRRRKRFQVIARGELIGAALGAAGAIGLAALGAGPWAVVALRVIMVSAVAVNLALASGVLLLPRLRLAPIRELAHFSSFSLGQRLATDGSYMVLNYAVATFFSVAAVGYFSMALRLTDPMRGVARSVSHNIAFSFFRARVEQADFARVFLNTLAVVSMLAFPAFLGIAAVAGLFIEVVVGTGWDESVPIVRVLAIGSALIIPLDLVATALNARGSPAHLFTQRLMGLGAMLVTLAATVAAGLSGLGAGLARAVGDVAEASYAMRALSRSLGVRPLAPLRAMAPQLLAAVVMAVAVNVLVAAMLGSAPKIVVLGVGVGVGAIIYGALVAALSSRARGWARQALAGRLRK
- a CDS encoding GFA family protein yields the protein MADAKTGRCQCGAVTFTTTLKKDDIGACHCSMCRRISAGPFIAVDAASLDFADGAPVTVYDSSEWATRSFCARCGTTLAWRSRDGAMIELNVFTLDEPPAVPLSTEIFIDQKPDTYAFAGDTHKMTGAEVMALAGGQ
- a CDS encoding NADH-quinone oxidoreductase subunit C produces the protein MSSYVEDRDTLTELADMVKTAKDEVVLGHEIKFDQLTLHITRDGLADVVRFLRDDPRAGFVNLVDICAVDWPARPERFDVVYHFLSPVQNLRIRLKLTTDERTPVPSLTRLFPAADWYEREAYDLYGVIFSEHPDLRRILTDYGFDGHPLRKDFPLTGFVEVRYDDEAKRVVYEPVKLAQQFRDFDFLSPWEGTDYVLPGDEKAENKS
- the fdhF gene encoding formate dehydrogenase subunit alpha: MNAPVPALKTIAFTLDGEAVEALPGETLFAVAARHGKEIPHLCHRPEPGYVPDGNCRACMVEVEGERVLTASCVRTPTEGMNVHTANARVEKNRALVFELLAADMPAKAEGPDPEAPFWQQAALAGMSETARFPSGRPGAGQGIPVESIFHDASHPSIAVNLDACIACNLCERACQDVQSNDVIAMASRGMAAMPAFDLSDPMGVSTCVACGECVQACPTGALMERTLMDETATRRTVYPDQIAHSVCPFCGVGCQTEISVADGRIAKVDGRDGPANRNRLCVKGRFGFDYVMSPERLTRPLIRRDDAPKAGDMRLAYADRLSVFREASWEEAIERAAAGFRTILAAQGGHALAGFGSAKGTNEEAYLFQKLIRQGFGTNNVDHCTRLCHASSVAALMEGVGSGAVSAPFTAADESDCIVVIGARPEQNHPVAATFLKAAAKRGAKLIVIDPRRQGLMRHATHAVTFTPGRDVALLNAMLHTIIAENLTDRQYIQANVDGYEALAAKVQEFSPEAMAPVCGVPAAEIRAIARTYAQAERAIIFWGMGISQHVHGTDNSRALIALALVTGHIGRPGTGLHPLRGQNNVQGASDAGLVPMLYPDYKSASDADVRARYEDAWGRALDPRSGLTVVEIMDAIHEGDIRGMYVMGENPAMSDPDQTRARAALAMLDHLVVQDIFLTETAFHADVIFPASAQAEKWGTTTNTNRQVQMNRAALEPPGEARQDLDLIIALANALGLGWQYGHVSDVYTEMASHMPSLNHISWARVEAEGSVTYPAAADDAPGAEIIFRDGFPTADGRGRLVPTDLVPPDELPDDAYPMILTTGRLLEHWHTGAMTRRATALEAQEPVATVSMHPRDIGIQHLSAGARVRVETRRGAVSLVLRADRDVTPGMLFIPFCFGEAPANVLTNPQLDPVGKIPEFKFCAARVSSAP